The following coding sequences are from one Pseudomonadota bacterium window:
- a CDS encoding PilZ domain-containing protein — protein MSDSQQQPGDASAAAPEGDLRNSPRLKMYAGVFITLGDRAFLTELSNVSAGGVMVRRPDGWPEQTDETYRLYFVLDRDRILAARGTVIHAQNDELGFEFLPGYALQSEQLLAESRNWR, from the coding sequence ATGAGTGACAGCCAGCAGCAGCCCGGCGACGCGTCGGCCGCAGCGCCCGAGGGAGACCTACGCAACTCACCTCGCCTCAAGATGTACGCGGGCGTTTTCATTACGTTGGGCGATCGGGCTTTCCTGACCGAGCTGAGCAACGTTTCAGCCGGCGGCGTCATGGTGCGCCGGCCCGACGGCTGGCCAGAGCAAACCGACGAGACCTATCGACTGTATTTTGTGCTGGACCGGGACCGGATCCTGGCCGCGCGCGGCACCGTCATACACGCGCAGAATGACGAGCTCGGCTTCGAGTTTTTGCCCGGCTATGCGCTGCAGTCTGAACAGCTGCTGGCCGAGTCCCGCAACTGGCGCTGA
- a CDS encoding electron transfer flavoprotein subunit beta/FixA family protein, giving the protein MKILVGLKRVIDYNVRVQVKPDGTGVVTDGVKMSINPFDEIALEEALRLREAGVAEEVIVVSIGPGAAQQQLRTGLAMGADRAILVKADEEVQPLTAARVLQALVEKEQPGLVMLGKQAIDDDCSQTGQMLAALWDRPQATFASEVVVADGVATVTREVDAGLETIEVDLPALITVDLRLNEPRFVKLPDIMKAKKKPLDEMPLADLGVASGNFVNTSTFAPPAQRERGIMVEDVDGLMSALKDKGLV; this is encoded by the coding sequence ATGAAAATTCTGGTTGGCCTGAAGCGGGTCATCGACTACAACGTGCGCGTCCAGGTCAAGCCGGACGGCACCGGCGTCGTCACCGACGGCGTCAAGATGAGCATCAACCCCTTTGATGAAATTGCACTCGAGGAAGCCCTGCGCCTCCGAGAGGCAGGCGTCGCTGAGGAGGTGATTGTCGTGTCCATTGGCCCCGGGGCCGCGCAGCAGCAGCTGCGAACGGGTCTGGCCATGGGCGCCGACCGCGCGATTTTAGTTAAGGCCGACGAAGAGGTTCAGCCGCTCACCGCAGCGCGCGTCCTGCAGGCGCTGGTCGAGAAGGAGCAGCCGGGACTGGTCATGCTGGGCAAGCAGGCGATCGATGATGATTGTTCCCAGACCGGTCAGATGCTGGCCGCCCTATGGGATCGACCGCAGGCCACGTTCGCCTCTGAGGTGGTGGTCGCGGATGGGGTCGCTACCGTAACCCGGGAGGTCGACGCGGGCCTGGAGACCATCGAAGTGGATCTGCCTGCCCTGATCACCGTCGATCTGCGGCTCAACGAACCCCGCTTCGTGAAGCTTCCCGACATCATGAAAGCCAAGAAGAAGCCGCTGGACGAGATGCCGCTCGCCGACCTGGGCGTTGCCAGCGGGAATTTTGTGAACACCAGCACCTTCGCGCCGCCGGCGCAGCGCGAGCGCGGCATCATGGTGGAAGACGTGGACGGGCTGATGTCAGCCCTGAAAGACAAAGGGTTGGTGTAA
- a CDS encoding FAD-binding protein encodes MSKILIIAEHDGQTLNASTAKTLTCAAAIGGEIDVAVFADSVDAVAAEAAALDGVAKVLTVTTSDDGFRLAAALAPKLVAMAEGYSHILAPSTTFGKDLLPRVAALLGVAQVSDVMSVLGSHEFQRPIYAGNAIVNVTVPADQVMAGTVRTASFAAAGTGGSASVEAAGSAEAPSHTRYVKLEASGGERPDLQSAPRVVSGGRALGSEESFDIIYQLADAMGAGVGASRAAVDAGYVPNDMQVGQTGKIIAPDLYVAIGISGAIQHLTGIKDAGTIVAINKDAEAPIFEVADIGLVGDLFNIVPELTQKLG; translated from the coding sequence ATGTCGAAGATACTGATTATTGCGGAACATGATGGCCAAACGCTGAACGCCAGCACGGCCAAAACGTTGACCTGCGCCGCCGCGATCGGCGGTGAAATCGACGTGGCGGTGTTCGCCGACAGCGTCGACGCGGTGGCCGCGGAAGCGGCGGCCCTGGACGGTGTGGCCAAAGTGCTGACGGTCACCACCAGCGATGACGGCTTTCGCCTGGCCGCAGCGCTGGCGCCGAAGCTGGTTGCCATGGCCGAGGGCTACAGCCACATCCTGGCGCCGTCCACCACATTCGGTAAAGACCTGCTGCCGCGCGTGGCGGCGCTGCTTGGCGTGGCCCAGGTCAGCGACGTCATGTCGGTGCTCGGTTCTCACGAATTCCAGCGTCCGATCTACGCCGGCAACGCCATCGTGAATGTGACCGTCCCCGCCGACCAGGTCATGGCCGGCACGGTGCGAACCGCTTCTTTTGCCGCCGCCGGGACGGGCGGCAGCGCTTCGGTCGAAGCCGCGGGCAGCGCGGAAGCGCCCTCTCACACGCGCTACGTCAAGCTCGAAGCGTCGGGCGGCGAACGCCCCGATCTTCAGTCTGCGCCTCGCGTGGTTTCAGGCGGGCGCGCCCTGGGAAGCGAAGAGAGCTTCGACATCATCTACCAGCTGGCGGACGCGATGGGGGCAGGCGTTGGCGCGTCACGTGCTGCCGTGGATGCCGGCTATGTGCCCAACGACATGCAGGTGGGCCAGACCGGCAAGATCATCGCCCCGGATCTGTATGTGGCGATCGGCATCTCTGGTGCTATTCAGCACCTAACCGGCATCAAAGACGCCGGGACGATTGTTGCGATCAACAAAGATGCTGAGGCGCCGATCTTTGAGGTGGCCGACATTGGCCTGGTGGGCGACCTGTTCAACATCGTTCCGGAGCTCACCCAAAAGCTCGGGTAA
- a CDS encoding NUDIX hydrolase — MADDPKRWLPPPQPSPWQQLASRHIYRNPWITVREDQVVQEGAEPGIYGVVEPAGLALGVVPVDAEGYTWLVGQYRYTLGDYSWEIPEGGGDPALDPVEEAARELREETGLTAASWRHLMTLHTSNCFTSERAEIYVATDLTPGTPDPDPTERLQVCRLPLSAAQDLARQGVITDAMSVAALLKLAG; from the coding sequence GTGGCGGACGACCCAAAGCGCTGGCTGCCACCGCCGCAGCCCAGCCCGTGGCAGCAGCTCGCCAGCCGGCACATTTACCGCAACCCCTGGATCACCGTGCGGGAAGATCAGGTGGTTCAGGAGGGGGCTGAACCTGGCATCTACGGGGTTGTTGAACCGGCCGGCCTCGCCCTGGGCGTGGTCCCGGTTGATGCCGAAGGCTATACCTGGCTGGTCGGGCAGTACCGCTACACGCTCGGCGACTACAGCTGGGAAATCCCCGAAGGCGGTGGTGACCCCGCGTTGGATCCGGTCGAGGAGGCTGCGCGGGAGCTCCGGGAGGAGACCGGCCTCACCGCGGCCAGCTGGCGCCATCTCATGACCCTCCACACCTCAAACTGTTTTACCAGCGAGCGGGCGGAAATCTATGTGGCGACCGACCTGACGCCCGGCACCCCTGACCCCGACCCCACGGAGCGTCTGCAGGTTTGCCGCCTGCCGCTTTCGGCGGCCCAGGACCTCGCGAGACAGGGCGTTATCACCGACGCCATGTCCGTAGCGGCTCTGCTCAAGCTGGCGGGCTAA